CGTCTTCTAAAAGAACATGGGTATATTGTATGTGAGGGATGAATTGACTTTACCATTAATTTCAGAGAGTTCTTCCTTTCGTAAAGAAAGGTGGCATGGAAATGAAGGGTTTATCTGTGATGTTTAAAGTTATGATGTATGTGAAACTCTTACGCTGTTTGAGCATGGAAATGAAATTAACAGATGACAAAAAAGAAAGAAAGGTGGCTAGTCCGTTTATAAAACTGTATATAAATATATCCCTACATATTATTGCATCATAACCCTAAACTCATCAAAGTTAATAATTCCATCCCTATTAATATCAAATTGCGAAATCATAACCTCGCATTCTTCAAGGCTTTTGGACTCCCCCAACAAACTAAGCATCCTCTTTAAACTTTTAGGGGTGATGCCTTCACTCTCTTCATACATCTTGAAAGCTTGCTTCAAGTCATTCTCCTTGTCTTCCTCGTCTCCTTCTTCCACCAGCTTCACAAACTCCTCGAGTTCCAAGGATTTATGAGTATGTGTATCCGTTGTCTCTTCTTCAGGTACGACCTTTTCCCCGGACTTAATAGCATCGACACATCGTTCGATGGTGGAAACAGAAACATTCCCTTGTTGGCTCTTGTCAAAGCAACTAAATACCCGTTGATACTCTTCACGTTTTGAAACGTTCTTGCTATTCTTCATAGAATATCAAATAATAGTTGAGAGAAGGGAAAAAAGAAGAAGAGAGGATATGAATATAGTAAAGATTATGTATCTTCTTTCCTTGGAGCTTTGAGGCATTAATAGAATGTGGAATACTTTATATATAGAAGATTAATGGACCAGGGAGGTTTGATAAACTATATAAAAGAAAGAAACATGTTCATTATATTGGACCGTACGTTTACATATGTGGTCGGAGTTTCTTTACGGCGCTTCAAAGGACAAGAGACACTTAATTCCTAAAGTTGACAAGTTTCCCATTTTTTTCTTTGTATAAGGAATTGCTCGGTGATTTCGTAACTAAGACGAGGAAGATTCCGTTGACTTTGACTATTCTTCTTTTGTGGTCACGAGAATAGATTTTCTGATTTTGGCTAGAGTGTGGTTGGTATTCGTTGACATTTTGGATCGTTGAATACAATTGGGCCTATGGGATTTGGGCCGAGCATATAATATGGGTTTGTTACTTGAACCTAGATGCAGCTGTGAGGTAGAGAGTCAGTCAACAACGCAGTGAGTGGCAATATCCGTGGATTAGTGAAAAAGGGAGGGGCAGTTAAGAGAGAGAGAGAGTCCCATCTGTTTGTTTGTTCGTTAAACCTCAACCTCGCATTCATTCGAACTCTTTCTTTCTCTGTCTCCTCTCTGAATCCGCCGCCCACGCCTTACACCAATCACCATGGCATGGCTGAGCCGCGTTTCGCCGCTTTCAAGGCTCGTTGCGACGCGACGATCTTTCGGATCATCGGCCGCACTTGCGTTTGACTACGACTCCGACGAGGAGTACCTGTACGGTGGCGATCGGCGTTTGGCGGAGGAGCCGAGGCTCGGTTTGGAGAGGTCCGGGAGGGAGAGGGGAGTGCAGTGGGTGGTGATGGGCGCGCCGGGAGCCTGGAGGCACGTCTTCGCAGAGAGGCTCTCAAGCCTTCTTGAAGTTGCTCACATTTCCATGGGATCGCTCGTCCGTCAAGAGCTCAGCCCTACATCTTCTCTCTACAAGCAGGTATTTTTATTTATAAGGAGGTTACTTAATGGTTTAATTAGGGGTTTTTAATTTGTTACTAATCTTGCATTGATT
The DNA window shown above is from Brassica oleracea var. oleracea cultivar TO1000 chromosome C3, BOL, whole genome shotgun sequence and carries:
- the LOC106333174 gene encoding probable calcium-binding protein CML40, whose amino-acid sequence is MKNSKNVSKREEYQRVFSCFDKSQQGNVSVSTIERCVDAIKSGEKVVPEEETTDTHTHKSLELEEFVKLVEEGDEEDKENDLKQAFKMYEESEGITPKSLKRMLSLLGESKSLEECEVMISQFDINRDGIINFDEFRVMMQ